The Tenrec ecaudatus isolate mTenEca1 chromosome 4, mTenEca1.hap1, whole genome shotgun sequence region aatttgtcacactgtggtggcttgagtgTCCTCATGAAATCATGAAAGGGAAGTTCTGTCACTGGTAATGAAAATACCATAAGGGCGACTCCTGGGAGATGGGGGTTTCTACATTAGAACAAACTAGAAGCAGCCCTGAGGATCTGCTTATGAAAACTAGCCAATGAAAATATTATGAGTCCTCTTTTTTAAAGAGGActgaatgcaaagggcttaagtggagagcaaatgctttgaaaatgatgagggcagagactgtacagatgtgctttatacaattgaagcatgtatggattgtggtacgagttgtatgagtccctaataaaatgttaaaaaattttttaaataaataaataaaataataataaaatcaggaaaaaagaaaaagtaagttatttgaaactgatggtggcagcagctgtacaactgtgcttgatctaattgaattatggatggtTATataatctgtaagagctcccgatataaagatttaaaaaaatactatgagTTACAAGCAAACAATTTCTGAATCATGAGTTTGGGGCACGTCATGAGGAGGGATCCATAGCTAGTGGAAAGACATCCTTATTGGTGAGGTAGAAGACCGGGGAGGCCGAGGGAGAACCACCGTGTAATCGATTAGTGCAGTAGCTACCACCATGAACTCCAAACTGCTGGTGATTATGAGGAAGGGCACACGTTGTTCATTGTACGTGATgtctctatgagctggaattgactccatggcaatgaacaACAGCAATAACCTTCCAGTGATCTAATGATCCAACCCGGAGTCCATCGTGATGCTCTGTCCCTTACTGGCATTCACGATCTCTGCGCTCCATTACTTTACAGCTGAGAATTCTCTTCTATTGTGTTTCATCCCTTTCAGAAAATTTTACAAAGCCATATAATTGCTTTCACAAGGGGAAAATGAAGCAAACTCCCTCTTAACGCACTCTGGCATGGGAAAACAAAATAGAGCCCACATGTTCCTTGGTGACTTTCTTGAAACCTGTCTATGCATACCTGTTGAGAGATTGGCTTGAATTGCTGAGCGATCTGTTTGGTATCAGACCCCGAAGATTATGTCTATCTGATAGTGTGTGTGAACTCATTAGCGTATTTACTTTACTGAACATAATATATTTACTTTATGAGTTCAAATAACatttcaacattttcatcctACATTATGTACTTATAGTACTTTTAGAAGCAAATCTCTGCCACCTAGAAATCGTTTTAAATACACCATATTTAAAGAAATAGCCAGTTTAAAGACAGTTAAACTTTTCTTTTGCTCCTCAGACTCCTACTTTCTGCTATTTTACTCTGTGGATCCAGTCATGCTTGCGATATTCACAAAGGCTATTGGCTAACCTGGTCCTAATGGTGGTCTGATTCCTTTAGGTTTCTGCTCCTAGTATTTTGCTGTAATGATAATTTCCCTGTTCACGATGctaagagaaataaataaaacaactttATTGTATTTTCAGCAGTTTCATTGATGGCACATAAAtgcttgtgatttttttaaagggccCTTCCTAATCCTTTATAATGACTAGTATGTAGCTCACTGGACTAGTTGTGAGAGACACATAAAACCTTCCATCTACCCTAGAATCAGAAGAACTAAGCAATGCCCAACtgcactaccaactgctccaaaCGGATCATTTTAGAAGatcgaggagagagtgggagataaACGTAGAACAGAATTTAAATGGATAAAAAGACTGGGCTGACTGGTTAGCTAGCTACCAGAGGACCTTCAAGACTAGTGGCCTTTACGTGCAGTCTGTAACTGAACTCATCGCCATGGTAGAACCATTAACCATTCACCACTTAAGATCGGAAGGACAGCATtcaccaaggacaaagttcagaagattcgtgaagaaggaatggaaacaggtgACACCGATAGAAGTGAGATAACCAATGGTACTTTGAGAAGATAACAATTGGTGCATTGAATCAGAATGCGTAAGAGTTGTTGAATGTGAAAGTATCATCTGCTGTGTCCTTCATATAATTCCCAATAAAAAGTTGTTTTTTCCATCTACCTTTAACATCTGAACTAGGCAACTTACCTAAACATCTCAGCCACACCATCATCCAAACAGAGTCCGCATCCGTTGCTCCCAGAATCTTTTATATCTCTTTTAGGTCCTCAGAGCTTTAGAGACCTGGTCTCTCAGGATTTAATAATTTGCAAATTTATTACCAACAGAATTAATCAAAATCACACGTTGACCAATTGGGTATTATTTAGAGAGATTTTTTTTGCTCTTAAGATTGTGATATCGTGGAATTATCTGGAGACTGATAATTATCATTCTATTTTGCATCATGAGGAAGATAAACATGCATGTGCATACTAGATAGTCATtaacattgagttgatgctgactcctagcaactctgtaggaaTGGAGAGAACTGGCACTGtgagcttctaagactgtaacggtgaatgggagaagaaagccctggtttTCTCAGGCATATGAGATAGACTATATATTTATGAGGAGTCCTAATTGTGCAATTTTAAGCTGTTGGctgttaataaaaaaattaactgtTTAAGTTCAcaagccactctacaggagaaacatAAAAATTGATGCTTTGGAGTCTACAAGAGTAATTCTCTTTTATTATATAGAAAttgacacacacccccccccaaaaaaaaaaagaaaatgacacaCTGGCAATGgggttgtgtgtttgtttggttagttggttgcatatatttatatgtgcataCTAAAGTATACCTGTTCATCAATAGAAATATTTCTGCATAACATCAATGCATCTCtccatttctgtttttcttctcaACCTCCTCGAGCTTTAAGAGGGTGACCTATGTCAGCCATCAATGGGCTTCTTTGCTTCCCGTCTTCTAATGGGTTTGTTCATGCGCAGTGAGGAAGAGTGAGGTCAGAGTGACTTTCCCCAGGCTCTCTAACTGTTGAGGTGCCATAATCTGGCTGCATCTCTGGACAGACACCACAGCTCCAGCCAAACAGTCCTCTTTCGAAGTTCACCCTCCAGTGCCCTTGACCACTTGCTTTTCTGATGTCTTCAGACCTAGGGTCGTAATGTCTCAGAAGTTACTTATGTGTTCTCACACTAATTCTAGGGGTGGTTCCATACGGCACACATCACTTTCTTATAGTTTCTTTATTAGATGTACTCCTTACTCAAATGAAACACTGGTAATCTATAATTTAATCAAATTTGTTTAAAGATGATCAAGGGTGGTATTGTGGTATGAAAAGCGGGTGGAAAGCAAGGCATTGACAGACACATGAACTTAGTCAAAGATACATGCCAATCGAGATTATAAATAGTGCATGGGTTGTTGGCACCTGTTGAAGTTTAAACTGTGACCACCCTATGGAAATAAAGAAATCGGTGATTAGAATTCCCGAATTGCGTTTTGAAAAAGTCTTTCACAATTTGTGGTCCTAGGGAAGTGATTATTGATGACTACAGCCACTTTCTGAGTTTCAGGGATCCAGATTCACAGCCCAAATATGTGGTCAACCTTAGAAGATATAACAGAGCTGACTGTGCAGAGGCTGGATTCTGGCATGCAGGATGGGGCATTTGAGCACTGCCTAATATGACCACCCTTCATTTTCTGTATCTGAAATGCAAACAACAGAAATTACAATGTGATTTTAAAGTACCATCATTTTCTGAAAACACCATTGTCACCTGCATGGCAACCCAATTTGACCAGACAATTCCTCCTAAGCCCAAATGACAGGGGAGTGATTTTCTTTTAGGAATAGTCATTAATTTTAGgaggaacattaaaaaaattgctTCATAAATAAGCCAATTCAGTAAACTGAATTACTATTACATGTCAAAATTTTCAACAGTACTATGAATGATCTCAATGCCATCAGTTGGTTCCACAGCCGTTTAGgatagagcagaattgccccttgggttgctgagactgtaactcgttttCTTTATACACCCATCTCCCTGCCAACTTCCTATTATCAACATATCTAGCTTAATCTAGAAAAATCACCTAATTCATGAACATGGGATACCACCAAATGTTATCTTTGACCAAGAACTATATTAGGTAGAAAGGAAAGCAGTAATTACCTCCATCGAGGCACTTGTTAAGTACTCACTAGTTGATGCCGTCTCActgatgctctgtgggagaaatatgaggctttctgctccaataaagatttacagtttatagaaactcagaggcagtctATTCTGTCCCAGagttactgagtcagaatcaactcagtgctaGTGAGTTTTTATATTAAGTGGGTGAATGATGCTATGTGCGCTATGAAGAACTTAACGAAACACTCCTGAATTCTGTGCATCCTCACATTcattgctatgcttgagcccattgttccagccactgtgtctattcaTCTCGTTGGGCGATTTTCTCTCTTGAATGCCCTTTACTTGacaaagcacggtgtccttctccaggaattgctACTCTTCTTTATAACACTGGGATTGGGCTTTTCCATTAATATGCTCAAGGTAAGTGAGacaaactctcaccatcatagctTCTAAGCAGGTGCCCTCAAAGTTACGTTATATTATTTAAAACAGCATCTGCTATCTGATACGATCTTTCTTTAATCAAGACTATACATTTCTGGCAACTAAGGGACTGCAGTGATCATGGGCCCTGAAACGGCCAGGACATGAGTCTTTCAGTCCTTCAAATGCAGAGCATGTACTTGGACCAAGCACCCTAGCTATTTAGCTCAGACCTCTCAATCATACCTCTGCACCAAGGATGCTGCCAAAAAATGACAGCGTAGTATAAATATGAAGGCATGTCTGGTTTTATTATATTGTGGATTCCTTTCTTTGATTCAAGGACTTCTCTACTGACCTGGCTGAACTTCGGTTACTCTTCACATGATTTAGGATACGTTCACACATGAGTTATTacctatctgtggtagttacataatctgttgtcaatttgagacttacgagtgaaggggtggcgtttacctgtcaatcaagtcgcagcttggtgacttcatttggaggtgttaaGGATATAAATAGCTTGCTGTAGGCAAGACACTGGTTCACTCTCTGAgatattcttgttgacaagccacatgaagacagGATGGTGACAGTCAGAACCCTacagctggagaagtcatgtggagaccctgccagcattgcgatgcttacaccgccactggatccaaaagactttctacccactggcctgtgatcatcctgcattcagcatcattgcatgtgttttgtgagtctgaagaggaagttatagattggtattggacatatgggctaatactggacttatggacttgatctggactggcctggaatgttttctcaatattccattgctcttgtatataaacctctttcttatatacatacgaatgtctatggatttgtttctctagtcgactcagactaacacactatcctTTTCCCTTGCGGTCAATATTTTATCATGAGCTGATGTCTCTTCTTGCCTTTTCTTATTCCTTCTCAATTTTCTTGTGCACAGTTATTTCCTTTAATAAAGGCCTAGCACGCTGAATCCTTCTTGGTGTTTTATCCTCAGAGGACTTAGACTACTGCATTCTGCTTCACTGTTGCCCAAATAGTCCACTAGCTTTTATCTCCTGTCCCAGGGTACAGTGGTATTGTAAGTCTGTGTGCCTGAGGCAGGGATGCTTCCCCAATGGAGAAGTTTCATTGTCATAATAAATTGAAATAGAATGGTTTCTCCTGAATATCTTGGTCTTCTCTTCCAGTGACATACAAGAGTCAGCCTACTGAACAGGGTGATTGATTCCAGTCACCATAAGAAAATTATCTGTGCTACAAAATAGAGTCAAGAATTATGTTAAGGAGCTAGGTGAACTTAGTTATCTCAGTGGAGCTTCAGGATTTCTTAATAAAAAGTATTATGACCACCCAACAGACATGAGAGTGAAATTTCAGATCTCGCTAGAATGTAAGTTTGAGACATCGTATAATGTTTGCAATCAGCAGAGATTCAGGGAGAGAGTAAATGGACAAGAATCACGGAAACGTCaggtattatggtttttattgagCATAGGAATAGTAGTTTTTATAGTTTCAGCAATCTCAATTATTTAGatacttattattttaatatcttttacTGGACATGAAATTGACTGTTAATATAGGAATCTTTTCAATATTGTTTATATAGATATTTATACAATGGTATTCCTTTGGGATTTTTTAAAGATCTCTTCTCCTGGATTGGCATTGTTTAAGACACTAAGAATTTACATATAGAACATATAACTTTAAAACATATGCTTTCACATatccatatatatctatatatataaatatatggataggtctatacagcaagaaggaatataaaaaCTAACTAGTCCACACTGCAGTACTGATGGCTCTGTGAAACTCACTTCCACGGAACAGTTAATATAGtggaagtccttcagctcatGTGGgttcaaagtcaaggaagcaaagctgtcttccctcaggcaagaaggACAGGGTCTGCCCACAGGCAAACAAACCGGTAAAGAGCTGTAGCCTCAGAAACATACAGGGCCAGTTCTAATTTGTCCTGTAGgtttatgagttagaattgactttttTTCCACCTGATAGGCTCTGACTTAGCATGTGAGGTTACTTCACTATAGTTATTATTTTGGTAATTGTATTTTAATGCCAACTATGTCATAATTTGATTAGTGGCAGGCTTAAAGGATCCTGGGGCGTTACAATAATGCACACAAATCCTGTCTATGAGTCTTGGCTGATTTTCCTCTTTGCATGAGACCAGCAGATTGGTGAGATCATGCTTGCTGAGGTTAGTTTTCACCTAGATGATCCATGTGTCCTACTAGGTCTTCATGCTAAACGCTCTGGAAACAGTTGATgtcaatatttcattttattcacCAAGGAAATAGTGATGCACACCATCTAGTTACTAGTCACAGGAAAGCACTAAACATTAATGCATCGTGTTCTTTTTCTACACCGAGGGCATAACTGTGTAGATGCAACACCATATGAATCAGTCTGAAGAGATCTTTCTATGAGatagtgtttattttatttataaaggcAGAggaattttttttgctttttactgATTTACTGTTTTTTTTCTAATCCACATTGCTTGTTGTTCCTAGCCGATAGAATCCAGACAAAATCCTTACAGTTTACATTTAAATTCAATTTCTAATTTGTCCCAGTTTTCATATCTTGGACCCCTGTGTCAAGATGGGAAAAACTCTTTAGCTTGAGTTTTATGTTTTCTTGATCATGATGGGGCATGATGGTATCCAAACTTGATATGTAACCTGAAAAGAAATCATCTTAGCAACTTCTTAGCAGAAGAGAACCTTGATTTATTTCAATAGTTTATTCAGAGCCTCTTTCACATCCTTATTCCTTAGACTATAGATCATGGGATTCAGCATAGGGAAAACCACAGTGTAAAAGGTGGAGACTATCTTGTCTCTTTCCATAGAGTAACTTGATCGCGGACGGCAGTAGATGTAGAGAATGGAGCCATAGTACAAGGTGACGGAGATCAAGTGGGAGgagcaggtggagaaggctttgAGGCGGCCCTGGGTGGAGCGGATCTTCAAAATGGTGGCAATGATGAAGAGATAGGATGCAAGTATGAGCACAGTGGGGGTGATGACATTCGAAGCTAAgagaaaatacaataaaatttgGTAGCCATCTTTTCTGCCACAAGCCAACTTCACCAGGGGGAGTAAGTCACAGAAAAAGTCATCTATGACATTGTTACCACAAAAGTTCATGGCAAAAGTTCTTTTGGTGATGACAGAAGTGTTAATAAACCCACCAAGATATGAGGCTGCCACCAAAAATGCACACAACCTGATGGGCATTGCCTGAGAATATTAAGCAGTGGTTTTGATATGGCCATATAGCGGTCGTAAGCCATGGCAGTCAAGAGGTAACATTCACTATATGCCAGGGCACCAGAGAAAAAGAACTGAGCTACACAGCCAGCAAAGGAGATGCTTTTGTCCTCAGAGATGCAGGTCACTAGGATCTTCGGGATGTAGACAGAGGAATACCAGAGGTCCAGAAAAGACAAATTACCAATGAaaaagtacatgggtgtgtggagcCGGGAATCGTTACAGATCAACACAATGAGTGTGGTATTTCCTGCCACAGTCACCGAGTACACACCAATAAACACCACAAACAGGACCAACTGTATCATGGGGTCTGTTGTGAAGCCCACGAGGATGAACTCAGTCACAGTGCTATTGCTTCTGTCCATGGCCGCCATCTCACCTGAAGAAAAATCAGTTGGTGTAACCTGAGTTGCTTTGCTGCGTAAAGGGAAACATATGAGCGAATTCATAGCACATCACTGCTACATCTAGAAATCTAGGCTTCCTCCAATGACTTTCATTGTTGATTTGGAATGATtctttccccgcccccccaatTTGCACCCAGCACTCATATTGCTCAGTAGACATTCAATTTCACATTTCTGAAGTCAGTGAATAGTTTTTCCCATGAAGAAGGACTATCAGACTAAGGGGGAAACAGACTGGACCTAAAGCGTTTCCATAGGAAAGACCGGACTTAGGACCTAATtctaagatatttttaaaatttgatttttttcttttgtgtctaGCATATACTGGAATACCATTATGTAGTTCTGTTTCATAGTAGCATCTAGACCACGGAACCCCAAATCCTTGCCATGGAGTTGTCTGTGATGGAAagtgatcctataggagagagtagaattgcaAAGGAGGACTTCTGAGACTATAGATCTTTATAAGAAGACAAAgcatcatctttcccctgtggagctgctgccaAACCACCAATGGGTATAAGGGAGAAAGAGTTTACAGCACATAGTAACGTACCTACAAATTTTTAGAAAATATAAAGCTGGACGATATACAATAATGAGATGATTCAGCACACAGATTTAACTGTACTTATACATAGCCTGCGAGAACCACCAAACACAGACTAATAACGAACCAATTTTAGGTTTAAGCAAAACTCTTTGTCTattctgaaaatgaaaacaaaatatttaatatttctgttattttaatttttaccatTGTGGGTTTTACCCTTAATAATAATGATGCAAAAAACCAAATGTGCCTTAAACTGACAAAGAGGCCCACAATTCTGTTTGGCTATACATAAATCTGCAGTGACCATGAAAAAAACTTTAATGTAGTGAGTATACAGGATTATAGGTAGCAACTATGCATCTCTAATCCATTAAAGTACCATCCCATTATGCTAATTATATACAAACTGAAGTCCTTTTGTACTTAAATGAACATGAATCCCAGAAAATAAGATTTTTATGATGTGTAGATTCATCCTAGTGGAACCTAGGAGCATTCAATTTCTGTGAGCGTTCCAATATTAGTGCTAAGATACGGGCTTctttccaagtaaaatagagaagaTTGTCCGAATTAGGCTGTGGTGGCTGTCAACCCCAAGGTCatccgttggaaaccaccagctgctccaaaagagaaagagacTTTGTACAGcggtaaagagttatggtctccgaAACCAACCTACGGGGGaggtttctactctgtcctctaggttcGCTTAGTCACCTAGCACAATAGCATTGACTGTGTTTTTCTGAGATGTCACTAAAGATGTTCATATTAAGGCCCAAAGAAGTCAAAGGACTATAATTAATGATCAGTAGTGCTTAACAATTCATCACGCCTGCCTGTCcagttcatcatcatcatcagcgTCAGCATCAGCATCATCACTGGAGTTGATTCTGTCTACTAGGGACCATAGAGGAGAGAGTACCATTGCCTTGTGGGCTtcccaagctgtaaatctttatgtgaccagacagcctcatcttttgccctttgagcatctggtggttttgaacaactggCCTTGTGGGGTTATCAGTCCAATGCATAATAGCCATCAGAGATGCATCATTATCATACTTTCATACTTACTGCTTTTCCTTCTACTTCTCTAGTTGCTGGTTTGTGGTGTTATTACCCCAGCTTTCAGTGCCCTGAGACCAAACTTTGTGAGGGATTCCCTTCTAAATCCACAACTAGTCCAGAAGACCAGAGCTGGCTTTGTGTTTACTTTCCATATGTGAATGAACTCTCCTATGTCCAGTGGTGTCGCTCAATGCTGTAAATAATCTTGTCACCCTGCTCCCTACAGTTGAACTTCTCTCTAGTATCAGACCATGCAGAATCTGGAGCAGATGCCAGAGAAGTCTGAGACCTACACCTGGAACCTTCTGATTAAGTCAGCCAGCACAGTGCTCTACTTGCTCAGTTTGGCTCAGGCTCCTGCTCCTTCTGAGGCTGACTGGGCCCCCCTCTGCTTCCTGTCCTCCATCCTTCCTGCTGTCTTTCAGCAGCTGCTTTGAGGTGACTTCCCTTGGGAAAAGGCAGCGCAGGGGCTGGGAAGCCACAGCGGCATCAGGCTCTCTATGACAGCCTGAAACTTGTGGGTCCTAGGGTCCACAAAGTGTGGTGCCTCCTACAGCCAAGGTCACCAAAGGAAGGGGAGGCAGAATCAAGGCCCTATGGTCCCCATGGCCCTGTCCATGGAGAGCATCCAGTCCCCTGATCTCATCAGGCTCAAACCCGCCTCTATAAGCAAGAAGCAATGTTTCTTGGACAGCATTTCCAGACTCCCAGCCTTATGGACCTAGCATCGTAGGCAGCAGTAGCCGAAGGCACAGGGAGGAGCACCCATGGAAACCTGGCCctagttgccccccccccccgaatttTTTAAATGCCTCTTCTGACAGTTTCACCTGGTACATCCATAAAACTGAGTCCTGGACAATTTTTCTTTCCCAGACTTCCCCACAAAAATAAATGGCATGATTTCCAAGATAGGGGCAATCATTTAATATCACTCTTGACTCTTCCTTTATACTGTTTCTGAAAAATATCAGCAAACACCTCTTATTTCCACCTTCAATACATAGATGCACTCAGAGCATGACCAGCTTCTCACGGCTCCGTTTCCCTCCTAGCCTAGTCTAAGCCATGACAGTCTCCTCCTTCCCTGAGAGCAGTCACCTCCTGGCGCT contains the following coding sequences:
- the LOC142446369 gene encoding LOW QUALITY PROTEIN: olfactory receptor 9G19-like (The sequence of the model RefSeq protein was modified relative to this genomic sequence to represent the inferred CDS: deleted 2 bases in 1 codon), with translation MDRSNSTVTEFILVGFTTDPMIQLVLFVVFIGVYSVTVAGNTTLIVLICNDSRLHTPMYFFIGNLSFLDLWYSSVYIPKILVTCISEDKSISFAGCVAQFFFSGALAYSECYLLTAMAYDRYMAISKPLLYSQAMPIRLCAFLVAASYLGGFINTSVITKRTFAMNFCGNNVIDDFFCDLLPLVKLACGRKDGYQILLYFLLASNVITPTVLILASYLFIIATILKIRSTQGRLKAFSTCSSHLISVTLYYGSILYIYCRPRSSYSMERDKIVSTFYTVVFPMLNPMIYSLRNKDVKEALNKLLK